A genomic segment from Leptolyngbya boryana PCC 6306 encodes:
- a CDS encoding NUDIX domain-containing protein codes for MSRLWHFFQTVLGVVFRHPVTGTSIITVLPDDRIVLIRRRDNGLWGLPGGIVDWGEDLPTAIRRELFEETGLELTKIRRLVGIYSAPDRDPRMHSICVVVEVEATGKFKPKDVNEVLDVKAFHCSQLPPGKLSHDHGQQLQDYFAGRTTLA; via the coding sequence ATGAGTCGGTTGTGGCACTTTTTTCAAACTGTTTTAGGGGTGGTTTTCCGTCATCCTGTGACTGGCACAAGCATTATTACGGTGTTGCCAGACGATCGCATTGTGTTGATTCGTCGCCGTGACAATGGCTTATGGGGCTTGCCGGGGGGAATTGTCGATTGGGGGGAAGATTTACCAACGGCGATTCGGCGTGAATTATTTGAAGAAACAGGGTTAGAACTGACCAAAATTCGCCGCTTAGTTGGAATTTATTCGGCTCCCGATCGCGATCCGAGAATGCATTCGATCTGTGTGGTCGTTGAGGTCGAAGCAACAGGCAAGTTTAAGCCGAAAGATGTCAATGAAGTCTTGGATGTGAAAGCTTTCCATTGTTCGCAGTTGCCGCCCGGAAAGCTTTCTCATGACCATGGTCAGCAACTGCAAGATTACTTTGCAGGACGCACTACGCTCGCCTAA
- the bcp gene encoding thioredoxin-dependent thiol peroxidase, whose amino-acid sequence MALKVGDRAPDFSLPDTDGNLVNLVDLRGKRVILYFYPRDNTPGCIKEACGFRDAYADYQAQDFVVLGVSTDDAKSHAKFVKKHNLPFPLLCDEGGKVAETYDSFGLKKFMGKEYLGITRNTFVISPDGTIEKIYLKVKPEFHAAQVLADLA is encoded by the coding sequence ATGGCGCTGAAAGTGGGCGATCGCGCTCCTGATTTTTCACTCCCTGATACCGATGGAAATCTCGTTAATCTAGTGGATTTACGCGGCAAACGGGTGATCTTATATTTCTACCCTCGCGATAATACACCAGGCTGTATCAAAGAAGCTTGTGGTTTTCGGGATGCCTATGCCGATTATCAAGCTCAAGACTTCGTAGTGTTAGGGGTGAGTACAGACGATGCAAAATCGCATGCGAAGTTTGTTAAAAAGCACAATCTTCCATTCCCCTTACTTTGTGATGAAGGCGGGAAAGTTGCGGAGACTTACGATAGTTTTGGTCTAAAGAAATTTATGGGTAAAGAGTATTTAGGCATTACCCGGAATACATTTGTGATTAGTCCAGATGGTACGATCGAGAAAATCTACCTCAAAGTTAAGCCAGAGTTTCATGCGGCTCAAGTTCTCGCGGATCTAGCCTGA
- the argH gene encoding argininosuccinate lyase, which produces MSSQPSESSQPSQTWSQRFESALHPAIAQFNASIGFDIELIEYDLTGSQAHAKMLAKTGIISEAEGEQLVTGLEQIRQEYRAGQFQPGVDAEDVHFAVERRLTEITGDVGKKLHTARSRNDQVGTDTRLYLRSQIQDIQQQLREFQTVLLDLAQQHVRTLIPGYTHLQRAQPISLAHHLLAYFEMAQRDWTRLGEIYQRVNVSPLGSGALAGTTFPIDRHYAAELLEFGGLYENSLDGVSDRDFAIEFLCAASLIMVHLSRLSEEVIFWASQEFSFVALKDSCATGSSIMPQKKNPDVPELVRGKTGRVFGHLQGMLVLMKGLPLAYNKDLQEDKEALFDAVKTVRACLEAMTILFREGLEFKTTRLNQAVSEDFSNATDVADYLAAKGVPFRVAYNLVGKVVRSCLAENKLLKDLSLTEWQELHPAFEEDIYEAIAPVQVVAARNSFGGTGFEQVERAIASAKQRLG; this is translated from the coding sequence TTGAGTTCCCAGCCTTCTGAATCCTCTCAACCCTCCCAAACCTGGAGTCAACGCTTTGAATCTGCGTTGCATCCTGCGATCGCGCAGTTTAACGCCAGTATCGGGTTTGATATTGAATTAATTGAATACGATCTCACCGGATCTCAAGCTCACGCGAAAATGTTGGCAAAGACCGGCATCATTTCTGAAGCGGAAGGTGAGCAACTTGTCACAGGATTAGAGCAGATCCGCCAAGAATACCGTGCCGGACAATTTCAACCCGGAGTGGATGCAGAAGATGTCCATTTTGCGGTGGAGCGGCGCTTGACCGAGATTACGGGCGATGTTGGCAAGAAGTTGCACACGGCACGATCGCGCAATGATCAAGTCGGAACTGATACCCGGCTCTACTTGCGCTCGCAAATTCAAGACATTCAGCAGCAGCTTCGAGAATTTCAAACCGTCTTGCTGGATTTGGCACAGCAGCATGTGAGAACGCTGATTCCGGGTTATACGCACTTACAGCGCGCCCAGCCGATTAGTTTGGCGCATCACTTGCTGGCGTATTTTGAGATGGCGCAGCGAGATTGGACGCGGCTTGGAGAAATTTATCAGCGGGTGAATGTATCGCCTTTAGGTTCAGGTGCGTTAGCAGGCACAACGTTTCCGATTGATCGACACTATGCTGCTGAGTTACTCGAATTTGGCGGATTGTATGAGAACAGTTTAGATGGCGTGAGCGATCGAGATTTTGCGATCGAATTTCTCTGTGCTGCCAGTCTAATCATGGTGCATCTTAGCCGCCTATCAGAAGAAGTGATTTTCTGGGCATCGCAAGAGTTCAGTTTTGTGGCGCTGAAAGATAGCTGTGCGACGGGTTCGAGTATCATGCCCCAGAAGAAGAATCCCGACGTTCCAGAATTAGTGCGCGGAAAAACAGGACGGGTGTTTGGACATTTGCAAGGCATGTTGGTGCTGATGAAAGGCTTACCTCTCGCTTACAACAAGGATTTGCAAGAAGACAAAGAAGCCTTGTTTGACGCGGTGAAAACAGTCCGGGCATGTCTAGAAGCGATGACCATTCTATTCCGTGAAGGATTGGAATTTAAGACGACGCGGCTAAATCAAGCCGTATCTGAGGACTTTTCTAACGCGACAGACGTGGCAGATTATTTAGCGGCAAAAGGTGTGCCTTTCCGAGTGGCATATAATCTGGTCGGTAAAGTCGTGCGATCGTGTTTAGCAGAAAATAAATTGCTCAAAGATCTGTCGCTCACTGAATGGCAGGAATTGCATCCAGCCTTTGAGGAAGATATTTACGAAGCGATTGCCCCTGTTCAAGTGGTTGCGGCTCGAAATAGTTTCGGGGGAACAGGATTTGAGCAGGTTGAACGGGCGATCGCGTCGGCAAAACAACGATTAGGGTAA
- a CDS encoding response regulator has translation MIRVLLADDQNLIREGLKALLDQEPDLQVIADVDNGYDAVQQAEALLPDVVLMDLKMPRMDGITATQTICERCPDTRVLVLTASDDEISVRNALQVGAHGYLLKDMSPDELANAVRTAHKGFTQLSPGILQKAMAPAIELETMPIETPATNVLPFVPSQRRTSSSNLPPGFSKLTARERQVLRLIAEGSSNREIARTLDISEGTVKNHVASILGRLNLRDRTQAAIVATSVMPLLN, from the coding sequence ATGATTCGCGTATTGCTGGCAGACGATCAGAACCTGATTCGAGAGGGTCTGAAAGCGCTTCTAGATCAAGAACCCGATCTACAAGTGATTGCGGATGTGGATAACGGCTATGACGCAGTGCAGCAGGCAGAGGCGCTCCTGCCCGATGTTGTGCTCATGGATTTGAAAATGCCTCGAATGGATGGAATTACAGCGACGCAGACTATTTGTGAACGTTGTCCAGACACGCGGGTTTTGGTCTTGACTGCTTCGGATGATGAAATTTCAGTGCGCAATGCTTTACAGGTCGGAGCACACGGCTACCTGCTGAAAGACATGTCCCCCGATGAATTGGCAAATGCGGTGCGGACGGCTCATAAGGGATTTACTCAGCTGAGTCCTGGGATTTTACAGAAAGCAATGGCTCCAGCGATCGAATTAGAAACGATGCCCATTGAAACCCCTGCCACAAATGTTTTGCCTTTCGTTCCGTCTCAGCGCCGCACGTCTTCGAGCAATTTACCGCCTGGATTTTCCAAGCTGACCGCCCGCGAACGTCAAGTTTTGCGCTTGATCGCAGAAGGCTCAAGTAATCGAGAAATTGCAAGAACTCTTGACATTTCCGAGGGCACCGTTAAGAACCACGTTGCGAGTATTTTAGGACGGCTGAATTTGCGGGATCGTACGCAAGCCGCGATCGTTGCCACATCAGTCATGCCCTTACTGAACTAG